The proteins below come from a single Funiculus sociatus GB2-C1 genomic window:
- a CDS encoding CheR family methyltransferase — MTSNQPFEQPTSESTGKASDTEQQDDVLFPIVGMAASAGGLEAFIDLLRHLPIDTGMAFVLIQHLSPDHKSLLTEILARETKMPVSEVKNGVAVEPNQVYIIPPNTKMILSQGMLQLAPREKVLGKYMPGDAFFTSLATERGTKAIAVVLSGGDGDGSLGLTEIKAAGGVTFAQCEGTAKFDSMPNTAVATGNVDFILPPQKIAEELAKLSRHPLIAHRSSPISVDNFSQSEDVLSIIFALLKSSTGVDFSDYKPNTLARRMQRRMLLYKLERLEDYAQYLKDHPAEVKALYEEILIHVTSFFRDSEAFQQLKEQVFPTITQNKSEDAPIRIWVAGCSTGEEVYSIAICLLEFLRDTSRQPIQIFATDISETAINKARSGVYQENQMVEVSPERRQRFFNKLENGGYQISKVVRELCIFARQDLGSDPPFSNLDLVSCRNVLIYLGEALQQRVMPSFHYSLNARGFLWLGTSESTGKFSGLFTLIDRKYRFYAKKLTVARPIFSFVTSQHPVSIMDSPKRINEITKDNFNLQKETDQLILNRYTPVGVVINEKMDVLQLRGKTDLYLRLPSGTPSFNVLKMVQDDLLLGLRTAVYQAQQQDVLVRKEGLQMVDGDRSKFVNIEVIPFKNDIAQERYFLVLFEEATAPIRHLNPIAPEDLEQNDLEQEIGRLKQELATAIQEQAAAHEYLQAALQEQEHTNQDLKVANEEILSSNEELQSTNEELETAKEEIQATNEELQTTNEELRSRNLELHAVNNDLINLLASSHIPILMLTNDLRVRRFTPMAQKLFNFIPTDVGRPFSDIRTTLELPDLEPLILEVIETLSPKELEVQTQAGYWYNLRIRPYRTTENRIDGAVVVLIDIDALKRSATTLETARKYAEAIVETVQMPLLVLDNKLRVNRANRSFYETFQVSSLETIQSSIFEIGNGQWDLPTMRSLLEDTFANDTPIANFEVEHCFEQIGQKTVRLTACRILQAGDVQMLLLAIEDISQQKQFEAEKSQLLVQEQSARQQAETANQSKDDFLSNLSHELRNPLNTILGWAQLLSKKKLDEATVTRALEVIERSARAQSQLIEDLLDVSRINSGKLQLNTRPLDLALIVNAAIESIQLAAETKNIQVTSQLDSALIVGDSDRLQQVLWNLLTNAIKFTSSGGRVEVTLTSVQNHAQIRVCDTGRGIGAELLPYVFDRFRQGDASSSKATQGLGLGLSIVWNIVELHGGTVQAESLGEAQGTTMTVRLLLRSLPPSQLEPVEPDVPSDAVPSLGGLQILVVDDDSDICNFVTWILENAGAEVGVATSAKEAIASLTKTPNRYDVLLSDIGMPENDGYWLIRQVRGFDAETGGQIPAAALTAYASDRDRQQAIAAGFQAHLAKPIDPSQLIFTVANLVVTRNTSA, encoded by the coding sequence ATGACCTCTAATCAGCCCTTTGAGCAACCTACATCCGAATCTACTGGTAAAGCGTCTGATACAGAACAGCAAGACGATGTTTTATTTCCCATCGTTGGGATGGCTGCCTCTGCTGGTGGACTAGAAGCATTTATAGACTTGCTCAGGCATTTACCCATAGATACAGGCATGGCATTTGTGCTGATTCAGCATCTATCTCCTGACCACAAAAGTCTGCTGACTGAGATTTTAGCGAGGGAGACTAAAATGCCTGTGAGCGAAGTGAAAAACGGTGTGGCTGTAGAACCGAATCAAGTCTACATAATTCCGCCAAACACCAAAATGATTTTGTCTCAAGGGATGCTGCAACTCGCGCCTCGTGAGAAGGTGCTAGGGAAATATATGCCAGGTGATGCCTTCTTTACGTCACTTGCCACCGAGAGAGGGACGAAAGCGATCGCTGTGGTTTTATCTGGAGGTGATGGAGACGGATCGCTAGGACTAACAGAGATCAAAGCAGCAGGCGGCGTGACCTTTGCTCAGTGTGAAGGAACGGCAAAATTTGACAGTATGCCGAATACGGCTGTAGCAACGGGTAATGTCGATTTCATTCTACCTCCCCAAAAAATTGCCGAAGAACTGGCAAAGCTCAGTCGCCATCCCTTAATTGCTCATCGGTCTTCACCTATCTCGGTTGACAATTTTTCTCAAAGTGAAGATGTCCTATCGATCATCTTTGCGCTCCTGAAATCGTCAACAGGCGTTGACTTTAGCGACTACAAGCCCAATACATTAGCTCGACGAATGCAGCGACGAATGCTGTTATACAAGCTAGAACGGCTAGAGGATTACGCTCAGTATCTTAAAGACCATCCGGCTGAAGTCAAGGCACTCTATGAAGAAATTCTGATTCATGTCACCAGTTTTTTCCGCGACTCGGAAGCGTTTCAACAATTGAAGGAGCAAGTCTTTCCGACGATTACCCAAAATAAATCAGAGGATGCTCCGATTCGGATTTGGGTAGCGGGATGTTCGACGGGGGAAGAAGTCTACTCAATCGCTATTTGCTTGCTGGAGTTTTTGCGAGATACTAGCCGTCAGCCCATTCAGATTTTTGCAACGGACATCAGCGAGACAGCGATTAACAAAGCGAGGTCTGGTGTTTATCAAGAAAATCAGATGGTGGAGGTGTCACCAGAACGCCGACAACGCTTCTTTAATAAGTTAGAGAATGGCGGTTATCAAATTAGTAAAGTTGTCCGCGAACTGTGTATATTTGCTCGACAAGACTTGGGCAGCGATCCGCCTTTTTCTAATTTGGATCTGGTTAGCTGTCGCAATGTGCTGATTTATCTAGGAGAGGCGTTGCAACAACGGGTGATGCCGAGCTTCCATTACAGTCTCAACGCCAGAGGATTTCTCTGGCTAGGTACTTCAGAAAGCACGGGTAAATTCTCAGGCTTGTTTACTTTAATTGATAGAAAGTACAGATTTTATGCCAAGAAGCTAACTGTCGCTCGACCCATTTTTTCCTTTGTCACAAGCCAGCATCCAGTGTCAATAATGGATAGCCCGAAGCGGATAAATGAGATTACAAAGGATAATTTTAACTTACAAAAAGAAACCGACCAACTGATCTTGAATCGCTATACTCCAGTGGGTGTGGTGATTAATGAGAAAATGGATGTTCTGCAACTTCGGGGAAAGACCGATCTCTACCTCCGACTGCCATCAGGAACGCCAAGCTTTAACGTATTGAAAATGGTGCAAGACGATTTGCTCCTTGGGCTACGCACCGCCGTATATCAAGCACAACAGCAAGATGTACTGGTGAGAAAGGAAGGGTTACAAATGGTAGATGGCGATCGCTCAAAATTTGTCAATATTGAGGTAATTCCCTTTAAGAATGACATTGCCCAAGAGCGCTATTTTTTAGTTCTATTTGAAGAAGCAACCGCCCCCATTCGCCACCTCAACCCGATTGCTCCTGAAGATTTAGAGCAGAATGATTTAGAGCAGGAGATTGGGCGACTGAAGCAAGAACTCGCAACGGCAATTCAAGAACAGGCAGCGGCTCATGAGTATCTGCAAGCCGCCCTCCAAGAGCAGGAGCATACAAACCAAGACCTGAAAGTTGCCAATGAGGAAATATTGTCGAGCAATGAGGAGTTGCAAAGTACCAATGAAGAACTAGAAACAGCTAAAGAAGAGATTCAAGCGACCAACGAAGAACTACAGACAACCAATGAAGAACTTCGCAGTCGAAACTTGGAATTACACGCTGTCAATAACGATCTGATCAATTTGCTTGCCAGTAGTCACATCCCAATTTTGATGCTGACCAACGATTTGAGGGTTCGACGCTTCACGCCAATGGCGCAAAAATTATTCAATTTCATTCCTACTGATGTTGGACGACCCTTTAGCGATATCAGAACTACTCTTGAGCTTCCTGATTTAGAACCTTTGATTTTAGAGGTGATTGAAACCTTGAGTCCAAAGGAGCTAGAAGTTCAAACCCAGGCAGGATATTGGTATAACCTCCGCATTCGTCCCTACCGCACCACAGAAAACCGGATTGATGGGGCAGTGGTGGTGTTAATTGATATTGATGCTCTTAAACGCAGTGCTACAACCCTAGAAACGGCTCGGAAGTATGCAGAAGCGATCGTGGAAACGGTACAAATGCCTTTGCTGGTGCTGGATAATAAGTTGCGGGTGAACCGAGCGAATCGATCGTTCTATGAAACGTTTCAGGTTTCATCACTGGAAACTATTCAGTCTTCGATCTTTGAGATCGGGAATGGTCAGTGGGATTTGCCGACAATGCGATCGCTCCTAGAAGATACTTTTGCTAATGACACGCCGATTGCAAACTTTGAAGTCGAGCATTGCTTTGAACAAATTGGACAAAAAACTGTGCGGCTTACTGCTTGTAGAATTTTGCAAGCTGGGGATGTCCAAATGCTTTTGCTGGCGATTGAAGACATCAGCCAACAGAAGCAGTTTGAGGCAGAAAAGTCACAGCTACTCGTCCAGGAGCAGTCAGCGCGTCAACAGGCAGAAACCGCCAATCAAAGTAAGGATGATTTTTTATCCAATCTCTCTCACGAACTCCGTAACCCGCTTAATACGATCCTGGGTTGGGCGCAACTTCTGAGTAAAAAAAAGTTAGATGAAGCCACAGTCACTCGCGCCCTGGAGGTGATCGAGCGGAGTGCCAGAGCGCAATCTCAGTTAATCGAGGATCTCCTTGATGTTTCGAGGATTAACAGTGGAAAGCTACAATTAAACACTCGTCCGCTCGATCTAGCTTTGATAGTAAATGCGGCGATTGAGTCTATTCAATTGGCAGCAGAAACCAAAAACATTCAAGTTACTTCGCAGTTGGACTCGGCGCTCATTGTGGGAGATAGCGATCGCTTGCAGCAAGTTCTCTGGAATCTCCTCACTAATGCAATTAAGTTCACTTCATCCGGTGGGCGCGTGGAAGTGACGCTAACATCTGTGCAAAATCACGCTCAGATCCGAGTCTGCGACACAGGGCGAGGCATTGGGGCTGAGTTGCTACCTTATGTATTCGATCGCTTTCGTCAAGGCGATGCCAGCAGCAGCAAAGCGACTCAAGGGCTGGGTTTGGGCTTGTCGATTGTTTGGAATATTGTGGAACTACATGGCGGCACGGTACAAGCAGAAAGCCTCGGTGAAGCACAGGGAACGACGATGACGGTAAGGTTGCTTCTGCGATCACTTCCGCCGAGCCAATTGGAGCCAGTGGAACCTGATGTACCGAGTGATGCAGTTCCATCTTTAGGTGGTTTGCAGATCCTGGTTGTTGATGACGATTCGGATATCTGTAATTTTGTAACGTGGATCTTGGAAAATGCGGGAGCCGAAGTTGGAGTGGCTACCTCAGCTAAAGAAGCGATCGCCTCGCTAACCAAAACACCCAACCGATATGATGTACTGTTATCCGATATTGGTATGCCAGAGAACGACGGCTACTGGTTGATTCGTCAAGTCAGAGGGTTTGACGCGGAAACCGGAGGACAAATCCCAGCCGCCGCGTTAACTGCCTATGCTAGCGATCGGGATCGTCAACAGGCGATTGCGGCTGGTTTTCAAGCACATCTGGCTAAACCAATCGATCCTTCACAACTGATATTCACGGTGGCGAACTTGGTTGTAACTAGAAATACCAGTGCATAG
- a CDS encoding lipid-A-disaccharide synthase: MQLVDILILSNGPGELATWVRPVVRRLRGQLGDEREKVRVSVVLSPCTHATGKEAAIALSYPEVDRVQGADHFLKFLLWGKTAENWEWRDCGVVVFLGGDQFFAVAIGKRLNYRTVVYAEWEARWQGWIDKFGAMKPEIIAKVPQKYADKFTVVGDLMADVSQEGKEDSYTASFLLSPELIGLLPGSKAAKLAQGVPLCLAIAENIHKQRPQTQFVIPVAPTLDLSTLSRFADKDQNPVIELVKGSSAKLIVPEPPELPYFKTEAGLRVQLWTRSPAYELLSQCSLCFTTVGANTAELGALAVPMIVLLPTQQLDAMRSWDGLPGLLANLPLLGSSFAKAINWIIMKQVMKQGRLYAWPNLWAKSQVVPELVGRLQAAEVAALALDYLNHPEKLQQMRDRLKSLRGQPGAAEKLATLVCQELGVIS, encoded by the coding sequence GTGCAACTCGTGGATATTTTAATCCTCTCAAATGGGCCTGGGGAGTTGGCAACCTGGGTGCGTCCAGTTGTGCGACGTTTAAGAGGACAGTTGGGAGATGAGCGAGAAAAGGTGCGGGTTTCTGTTGTATTGTCGCCTTGTACTCATGCTACCGGAAAAGAAGCAGCGATCGCACTCTCCTATCCAGAAGTAGACCGCGTACAGGGAGCAGATCATTTTTTAAAGTTTTTGCTTTGGGGAAAGACTGCCGAAAATTGGGAATGGCGCGATTGCGGTGTAGTAGTCTTTTTAGGAGGCGATCAATTTTTTGCCGTAGCGATTGGCAAACGCTTAAATTATCGTACCGTTGTCTATGCGGAATGGGAAGCTCGTTGGCAGGGCTGGATTGACAAATTTGGTGCGATGAAACCAGAGATTATCGCCAAAGTTCCTCAAAAATATGCCGATAAATTTACTGTTGTCGGGGATTTAATGGCAGACGTATCTCAAGAAGGCAAAGAAGACTCTTATACTGCCTCATTTTTACTCAGTCCGGAACTTATCGGATTACTTCCAGGATCGAAAGCGGCTAAACTAGCTCAAGGTGTGCCTTTGTGTTTAGCGATCGCAGAAAACATCCACAAACAACGTCCCCAAACTCAATTTGTAATTCCTGTTGCTCCTACTTTAGATTTATCAACTTTATCTAGATTTGCTGACAAAGACCAAAACCCAGTAATTGAACTGGTGAAAGGTTCTTCAGCCAAGCTTATCGTACCGGAACCGCCAGAGTTGCCATATTTCAAGACAGAGGCTGGATTGCGGGTGCAATTGTGGACGCGATCGCCTGCTTACGAATTATTATCCCAATGTTCGCTATGTTTTACCACCGTGGGAGCCAACACCGCTGAACTCGGTGCCTTAGCAGTACCAATGATCGTTTTACTGCCAACTCAACAACTTGATGCCATGCGAAGCTGGGATGGTTTGCCTGGGTTACTCGCCAACTTGCCACTATTAGGTTCCAGTTTTGCCAAAGCGATCAACTGGATAATAATGAAACAGGTAATGAAACAGGGGCGTTTATATGCTTGGCCTAATCTCTGGGCGAAATCGCAGGTAGTGCCAGAATTGGTAGGCAGACTACAAGCAGCAGAGGTGGCAGCACTGGCTTTAGATTATCTTAACCACCCGGAAAAATTACAACAAATGCGCGATCGCCTCAAAAGTCTTCGCGGTCAACCTGGTGCTGCGGAAAAACTAGCAACTTTAGTTTGTCAAGAGCTAGGAGTTATAAGTTAA
- a CDS encoding M23 family metallopeptidase encodes MQQAPTPPNLQNRFLRPIFLLLFLGLSLIGLMPAVELQEEKVEAREIRTNSVLTRSSWQGASFPVENFKGYTSGFGYRRSPTDASGWEFHRGLDIAGPEGSYIRNWWAGYVVEVSDHTACGTLIKIQSGQWQHVYCHLKGSVGTANGNRYVIDRGGGIIIWQGQQLPAGARIGRIGMTGRTTGPHLHWGLKYANNYVDPAQVLRAMYSQQPGTTQQFAQGFSEQFTGQPSWGSSQGRRTID; translated from the coding sequence ATGCAGCAAGCGCCAACGCCACCGAATCTCCAAAACCGCTTTCTGCGTCCCATATTTCTTCTACTTTTTCTAGGGCTGAGTTTAATTGGGTTAATGCCAGCAGTAGAACTTCAGGAGGAGAAAGTTGAGGCGAGGGAAATTAGAACAAATTCAGTATTAACTCGCAGTAGTTGGCAAGGTGCATCTTTCCCTGTCGAAAATTTTAAAGGCTACACTTCTGGCTTTGGCTACCGCCGTTCTCCCACTGACGCTTCTGGTTGGGAATTTCATCGCGGTTTAGACATTGCTGGGCCAGAAGGCAGCTACATCCGCAATTGGTGGGCAGGTTACGTCGTGGAAGTCTCAGACCATACCGCCTGCGGCACCTTAATTAAGATCCAATCTGGGCAATGGCAGCACGTCTACTGTCACCTGAAAGGGAGTGTAGGAACTGCCAATGGCAACCGTTATGTAATAGATCGTGGCGGTGGCATCATAATTTGGCAAGGTCAACAGCTCCCCGCAGGGGCACGGATTGGTCGTATAGGTATGACTGGGCGTACCACTGGCCCCCACCTGCATTGGGGCTTAAAGTACGCTAATAACTATGTAGATCCTGCCCAGGTTCTCCGAGCTATGTACTCTCAACAACCAGGCACCACTCAGCAATTTGCTCAGGGTTTCTCTGAGCAATTCACAGGACAGCCGTCTTGGGGTAGCTCTCAGGGGCGACGCACCATAGATTAG
- the ftsH gene encoding ATP-dependent zinc metalloprotease FtsH produces the protein MKNNSSMRAWTGQEQPKNSKENRAKKPKRFWQLAAGLMIFQGMLLGSPALAKVEQNTLSYGDLLQKIDANQVTKVEIDPATKIARVTLKGQSSTAPRQEVMLFEQNPELIERLRDKNIDLDVQPSGDNAAVLGVAANLLLLLFLMAVLMFVFRRSSNSSGQAMNFGKSRARFQMEAKTGIKFDDVAGIEEAKEELEEVVTFLKQPERFTAIGARIPKGVLLVGPPGTGKTLLAKAIAGEAGVPFFSISGSEFVEMFVGVGASRVRDLFKKAKENAPCLIFIDEIDAVGRQRGTGIGGGNDEREQTLNQLLTEMDGFEGNTGIIIIAATNRPDVLDSALLRPGRFDRQVIVDYPDLKGRREILDVHARNKKIAPEVSLEAIARRTPGFTGADLANLLNEAAILTARRRKEAVSELEINDAIDRVVAGMERTPLVDGRKKRLIAYHEVGHAIVGTLSPHHNPLEKVTILPRGQALGLTWFTPAEEIGLDSKSQILSSITATLGGRAAEEIIFGNDEVTTGAGNDLEKVTERARQMVTRFGMSELGPVALESPNGEVFLGRDWGNRSEYSEEIAARIDGHVRSIVDHCYKEACRIILENRSLIDMLVDLLLDHETIEGDRFRQIVDEYIQKRKQELVLPSAPLKESV, from the coding sequence ATGAAAAACAATTCCTCAATGAGAGCATGGACAGGGCAAGAACAACCAAAAAATTCTAAGGAGAATCGTGCTAAGAAGCCGAAACGCTTCTGGCAACTTGCCGCAGGTTTGATGATTTTTCAGGGGATGTTGTTGGGTTCCCCAGCCCTTGCCAAGGTAGAGCAGAACACCCTCAGTTATGGCGACCTGTTGCAGAAAATTGATGCCAACCAAGTCACCAAAGTAGAAATTGACCCAGCAACCAAGATTGCTAGGGTGACATTAAAGGGGCAAAGCTCCACAGCTCCGCGTCAAGAGGTGATGCTGTTCGAGCAAAATCCAGAGTTGATTGAAAGACTCCGCGATAAAAACATTGACTTGGATGTACAACCGTCTGGGGATAACGCGGCTGTTTTGGGGGTGGCGGCAAATTTACTTTTGCTGTTGTTCTTAATGGCAGTTTTAATGTTCGTTTTCCGTCGTTCTAGCAATTCCTCTGGTCAAGCGATGAACTTTGGCAAATCCAGAGCTAGATTCCAGATGGAGGCGAAAACAGGAATCAAATTTGACGATGTAGCTGGGATTGAAGAAGCCAAAGAAGAACTAGAAGAAGTTGTCACTTTCCTGAAGCAACCGGAACGGTTTACAGCAATAGGTGCGAGAATTCCCAAAGGAGTGCTGTTAGTAGGCCCTCCGGGAACGGGTAAGACTTTATTGGCAAAAGCGATCGCCGGCGAAGCTGGAGTCCCATTTTTCAGCATCTCTGGATCTGAGTTTGTGGAAATGTTTGTCGGCGTTGGTGCATCCCGCGTCCGCGACTTGTTTAAAAAAGCCAAGGAAAACGCCCCTTGTTTAATCTTCATCGATGAAATTGACGCTGTAGGACGGCAACGCGGCACAGGTATCGGCGGCGGTAACGACGAGAGGGAACAAACCCTCAACCAGTTGCTGACCGAAATGGACGGCTTTGAAGGCAACACTGGGATTATTATTATTGCTGCCACCAACCGTCCCGATGTACTAGATTCGGCATTACTGCGTCCGGGACGCTTTGACCGCCAAGTAATAGTAGACTACCCGGATCTGAAAGGACGACGGGAAATTTTGGATGTACACGCCCGCAACAAAAAAATCGCTCCGGAAGTATCCTTAGAAGCGATCGCTCGTCGTACCCCAGGTTTCACAGGTGCTGATTTAGCCAACCTGCTCAACGAAGCCGCCATTTTAACGGCTCGTCGCCGGAAAGAAGCCGTTTCAGAACTAGAAATCAACGATGCCATAGACCGGGTGGTAGCTGGCATGGAACGAACACCCTTGGTAGATGGCAGGAAGAAGCGTCTGATTGCTTATCACGAGGTTGGTCACGCAATCGTCGGCACCCTGAGTCCCCACCACAACCCTTTAGAGAAAGTCACCATACTGCCTCGCGGGCAAGCTTTGGGGCTAACTTGGTTTACTCCTGCCGAGGAGATAGGTTTGGATTCCAAATCTCAAATTCTCTCCAGCATTACTGCTACCTTAGGCGGGAGAGCAGCAGAGGAAATCATCTTTGGCAACGATGAAGTAACTACTGGAGCGGGTAACGACCTGGAGAAGGTGACGGAACGAGCGCGACAGATGGTGACACGGTTTGGAATGTCCGAGCTTGGGCCTGTGGCGCTAGAAAGTCCGAATGGAGAAGTATTTTTAGGTCGAGATTGGGGGAACCGCAGCGAGTATTCGGAGGAGATTGCAGCTCGGATTGATGGTCATGTCCGTTCAATTGTTGACCATTGCTACAAAGAAGCTTGCCGGATAATTCTGGAAAACCGCTCCTTGATAGATATGCTCGTGGATCTGCTGTTAGACCACGAAACCATTGAAGGCGATCGCTTCCGTCAGATCGTTGATGAATACATCCAAAAGCGTAAGCAAGAGCTAGTGCTTCCCTCCGCTCCTTTAAAAGAGAGCGTGTAG